A part of Arachis hypogaea cultivar Tifrunner chromosome 12, arahy.Tifrunner.gnm2.J5K5, whole genome shotgun sequence genomic DNA contains:
- the LOC140176894 gene encoding putative disease resistance RPP13-like protein 1 has protein sequence MAARFVGEAFLNSALGTIYDMLISPLLVNFIQRKKLNRKLVEKLETVLKAAHAVINDAERRQIEEEDVKYWLDRLKDAVYDAEDILDEVTTKAAIQKVQGNSLSRYVNLHGDGEIVTKIEEIIAALESIVNEKDGLGLKEIPVEDMSWRIPSTSLVGVHQIYGRDQDREAIVELLLDVTNDGGISVIPMVGMGGIGKTTLAQMVYNDD, from the coding sequence atggctgcaaGATTTGTGGGAGAAGCTTTTCTCAACTCTGCACTTGGCACTATCTACGACATGCTGATTTCACCCTTACTTGTCAACTTCATCCAGAGAAAGAAGCTTAACCGGAAGCTGGTTGAGAAGCTGGAGACAGTTCTGAAGGCTGCTCATGCTGTGATCAATGACGCCGAGCGGAGGCAGATCGAGGAGGAGGATGTGAAGTACTGGCTGGACAGGCTGAAAGATGCTGTGTACGATGCTGAAGACATACTTGATGAAGTCACCACTAAAGCTGCCATTCAAAAGGTTCAAGGTAACTCTCTGTCTCGCTATGTCAATTTGCACGGTGATGGTGAAATAGTAACCAAGATAGAAGAGATCATTGCTGCATTAGAGTCAATTGTAAATGAGAAAGATGGTCTTGGCTTGAAGGAGATACCGGTGGAGGACATGTCATGGAGGATCCCCTCAACATCTCTGGTTGGTGTGCATCAAATATATGGCAGGGACCAAGATAGGGAGGCCATAGTAGAACTGTTGTTAGATGTTACCAATGACGGTGGAATATCAGTGATTCCTATGGTCGGCATGGGTGGAATAGGAAAGACTACTTTGGCTCAGATGGTTTACAATGATGACTGA
- the LOC112730636 gene encoding putative disease resistance protein At3g14460 → MENVTSSSCDSTELNTIQESLKEVLSGKKLLVVLDDMWSNNYDAWISFLKPFKSSNGGVKILVTTRLDSIADMVKTIPTFHLSLLGDDHCWSVFADHACLNSAEPHIRSALEVVGRKIVKKCNGLALAAQTLGGLLRARKEVANWEFILRSEIWELPKKDSGILPALRISYHYLPSHLKRCFVYCSLFPKDYEFQRDELVLLWMAEGLLQQPKSGSTLEEVGSKYFNDLVSRSFFQHSNTDEGYFVMHDLMHDLSIFYGGKFFSRNFELETADKHDACPRPRHLSYDGWIDDSLFSEILEVCGCLKNARTLLYIGFYTWDLSPEEYDPCRLLAQLKHLRVLSFQFLPLDDSISDLIHLRYLDLSCTPMVTLPESMSKLYNLQTLKFTGGYLEKLPSNMQDLVNLLHLDLSSTAIEVLPESLSKLHNLQTLKLRECENLKKLPSKMQDLINLHHLDIEGTKIEEMPKRMSKLKDLQILCYYIVGEREENGIGELGELVNLQGSFRIKKLENVVDSSEAWKARMVDKKYISDLYLKWSSGEDSDIVNSQIEKDVLCKLEPHNDLKYLKIKGYRCTVFPDWVGQSSYHNMTELELWKCRNCCVVPSLGQLPSLERLVIRELDKVKKIGGSFYKGDGTHQHQETPFRSLKSLEFYYMCCWEEWESYECDDDDDDAPFPKLEKLRISECPKLRGDLPTFLPSLKELVISGCEELGCYLPRAPIIRELRIFCKQEARMWDLSLSMLEKLSINGEQQVEYVFDAMSHTQPTSLTLLSIANCSSAISFSGISLPPSLKELYIYDCKNVEFTMQHQQHQSLTNLTIQNSCDSLTSFALPAFPNLKDLRIARRENLTSLEVSQSQSLRELWIEECPKLGKIIRLPASLETLKIRACPLLGEGIERKDPHIWPSISHIPRIRLDGKLILNDSTS, encoded by the coding sequence ATGGAGAATGTAACTTCTAGTTCTTGCGACTCAACTGAGTTAAACACAATTCAGGAGAGTTTGAAGGAAGTCCTATCAGGGAAGAAGTTGTTGGTTGTTTTGGACGACATGTGGAGTAACAATTATGATGCCTGGATAAGTTTTTTAAAGCCTTTCAAATCTAGTAACGGGGGTGTTAAGATTCTTGTAACAACCCGTCTTGATTCGATTGCTGATATGGTGAAAACTATTCCAACTTTCCATTTGAGTTTGTTGGGTGATGATCACTGCTGGTCAGTGTTTGCAGATCATGCATGTCTTAATTCTGCTGAACCTCATATCCGTTCTGCTTTAGAAGTAGTTGGTCGAAAAATTGTCAAAAAGTGTAATGGGTTAGCTTTGGCTGCTCAAACACTTGGAGGTTTATTAAGAGCAAGAAAAGAAGTAGCGAATTGGGAGTTTATATTGAGGAGTGAAATTTGGGAACTTCCCAAAAAAGATAGTGGGATTCTTCCTGCATTAAGAATCAGTTATCACTACCTCCCTTCACACTTAAAACGTTGCTTTGTTTATTGTTCTTTATTCCCAAAAGACTATGAATTCCAAAGAGATGAACTGGTGTTATTGTGGATGGCAGAAGGTCTTTTGCAGCAACCAAAGAGTGGCAGCACTTTAGAAGAAGTTGGTTCTAAATATTTTAATGATTTGGTTTCGAGATCATTTTTCCAACATTCTAACACCGATGAAGGATATTTTGTGATGCACGATCTCATGCATGATTTATCAATATTCTATGGTGGAAAGTTCTTTTCTAGAAACTTTGAACTCGAAACTGCAGACAAGCATGATGCTTGTCCTCGTCCTCGTCATCTTTCATATGATGGTTGGATCGATGATTCGCTATTCTCAGAGATATTGGAAGTATGTGGTTGTTTAAAAAATGCAAGGACATTGCTTTATATCGGTTTTTATACGTGGGATCTTTCCCCAGAGGAATATGATCCTTGTCGCTTACTTGCACAGTTGAAGCACTTAAGGGTTTTGTCATTTCAATTCCTTCCTCTTGATGATTCAATAAGTGATTTGATCCATTTGCGTTATTTGGATCTCTCTTGTACACCTATGGTGACATTGCCAGAGTCAATGAGCAAATTGTATAATTTACAAACACTGAAGTTTACTGGTGGATATCTAGAAAAGCTTCCAAGCAACATGCAGGATCTTGTAAATTTGCTTCATTTGGATCTCTCTTCTACGGCAATTGAGGTATTGCCCGAGTCATTGAGCAAATTGCATAATTTACAAACGTTGAAGTTGAGAGAGTGTGAAAACCTGAAAAAGCTTCCAAGCAAGATGCAAGATCTTATAAATTTGCACCATCTCGATATTGAAGGTACTAAAATAGAAGAGATGCCGAAAAGGATGAGCAAATTAAAAGACCTACAGATTTTATGTTACTATATTGTCGGCGAGCGTGAAGAGAATGGGATAGGGGAATTGGGAGAACTTGTAAATCTTCAAGGGTCATTTCGTATTAAGAAATTAGAGAATGTGGTTGATAGCAGTGAAGCTTGGAAAGCAAGGATGGTTGATAAGAAATACATCAGTGATCTATATTTGAAGTGGTCATCAGGTGAAGATAGTGATATTGTTAATTCCCAAATCGAAAAAGATGTGCTTTGCAAATTAGAACCTCACAATGACCtgaaatatctaaaaataaaggGTTACAGGTGTACCGTGTTTCCGGATTGGGTAGGGCAGTCTTCGTACCACAACATGACTGAATTGGAGCTGTGGAAATGCAGGAATTGTTGTGTGGTTCCTTCACTTGGACAGTTACCCTCTCTGGAGAGGCTGGTCATTAGAGAGCTCGACAAGGTGAAGAAGATTGGTGGGTCATTCTATAAGGGTGATGGAACTCATCAGCATCAGGAGACACCCTTCCGATCCCTTAAATCTCTGGAATTTTATTATATGTGTTGCTGGGAGGAATGGGAgtcatatgaatgtgatgatgatgatgatgatgcaccATTTCCGAAACTTGAGAAGCTCCGTATTTCTGAATGTCCAAAGTTAAGAGGAGATTTGCCCACTTTCCTTCCGTCTTTGAAAGAACTTGTCATTTCAGGATGCGAGGAGCTTGGTTGTTATCTGCCAAGAGCTCCCATCATTCGCGAATTAAGAATATTTTGCAAACAGGAAGCAAGAATGTGGGACCTATCACTTTCAATGTTGGAGAAACTATCCATTAATGGAGAGCAGCAGGTGGAGTATGTGTTTGATGCCATGTCTCACACCCAACCAACCTCTCTCACACTTTTAAGCATCGCAAACTGCTCATCAGCCATATCATTTTCAGGGATTTCTCTGCCCCCTTCATTGAAAGAGCTGTACATCTAcgattgcaagaatgtagaattCACAATGCAACACCAACAACATCAGTCACTAACGAATCTTACAATACAGAACAGCTGTGATTCGCTTACATCCTTCGCATTGCCAGCATTCCCAAATCTCAAGGATCTCAGAATCGCAAGACGTGAAAATTTGACATCTCTGGAGGTGTCACAGTCACAGTCCCTCCGAGAATTATGGATTGAAGAATGCCCTAAGCTGGGGAAGATAATAAGGCTGCCTGCCTCTTTAGAGACTCTCAAAATCAGAGCATGTCCGTTGTTGGGTGAAGGCATAGAGAGGAAGGACCCCCACATTTGGCCATCCATTTCCCACATCCCCCGCATTCGACTTGATGGGAAACTGATTCTCAATGACTCAACATCTTAA